A genomic window from Candidatus Acididesulfobacter guangdongensis includes:
- a CDS encoding DUF1887 family protein, whose translation MPNNSLLITLVSAQTIPNILCTDFFKPDAVLFISTDKMEKINKVNATLESIKAINQNSRSINSYYYNEASDRADRANEIKHYTIIVKEDSILDTIEKLSFWIYENGSKFDEFIINITLGTKIMSIALFEAMRQNNKTKKIVYMPIDENIIEIIPANLSELSKKMLLCDNNNYDDNNYNINNTGKTNQTRSISQFNCSDCNEEKLIIKRRLSLFEYCKAYDVDITNFDCLDSIKIRSKKDENFAKWIINNYFDDNFAANSIIEQLLSNFFILLIQYRNEKEHKKKLSKNKELALNLDFTLTTSAKSDKKTVKLKKEAVKEVIEEVAMKAAKEEELSKKVEKSGKNTGISMENKESFEESFEESFEENKDTEIKIELLKKFFSFEKMNICKVDIQRVISDDSISNTSNIKIVGTILINKDTVDFLTGGWLEEFCFNEINSLKDEGIIDDAAINASLSKKNGTDNEIDVIFTSKNKIYMIECKSLQQKHDANSEIFYKIYSIQDKVGRLATKSFLVSTAADNILDKQDDGITDRNNAAENNIKTENCNSEYANQPYFPAIKDAVKKRANELNAIVINPVCIKNLKNEIKKYL comes from the coding sequence ATGCCAAATAATTCGCTTCTTATAACGTTAGTCAGCGCACAGACTATTCCGAATATTTTATGTACGGATTTTTTTAAACCTGATGCCGTCTTATTTATTTCAACCGATAAAATGGAAAAAATAAATAAGGTAAATGCAACATTAGAATCAATAAAAGCAATTAATCAAAATAGCAGAAGTATTAATAGTTATTACTACAACGAAGCATCCGATAGAGCAGATAGAGCAAATGAGATAAAACATTATACGATTATCGTAAAAGAAGATTCAATTTTAGACACTATAGAAAAATTATCTTTTTGGATATATGAAAATGGTTCTAAGTTTGATGAATTTATAATAAATATAACTTTAGGAACAAAGATAATGTCTATTGCATTATTTGAAGCAATGAGGCAAAACAATAAAACAAAAAAAATAGTTTATATGCCTATAGACGAAAATATTATCGAAATTATTCCTGCCAATCTGTCAGAATTGTCGAAAAAAATGCTGTTATGCGATAATAACAACTATGACGATAATAATTATAATATTAACAATACTGGCAAAACAAACCAAACCCGCAGTATATCGCAATTTAACTGTTCTGATTGCAATGAAGAAAAACTAATAATAAAAAGAAGGTTGTCGTTATTTGAATATTGTAAAGCATATGATGTCGATATAACAAATTTTGATTGTTTGGATAGTATTAAGATACGATCAAAAAAAGACGAAAATTTTGCAAAATGGATTATCAATAACTATTTTGACGATAATTTTGCAGCAAACAGCATAATTGAACAACTGTTATCAAATTTTTTTATATTATTGATACAATATCGCAATGAAAAAGAACACAAAAAGAAATTGTCTAAAAACAAAGAACTTGCATTGAATTTAGATTTTACGCTGACGACATCTGCTAAATCTGATAAAAAAACTGTAAAATTAAAAAAAGAAGCTGTAAAAGAAGTCATAGAAGAAGTTGCGATGAAAGCAGCAAAAGAAGAAGAGTTATCTAAAAAGGTGGAAAAATCTGGGAAGAATACCGGCATATCAATGGAAAACAAGGAAAGTTTTGAAGAAAGTTTTGAAGAAAGTTTTGAAGAAAATAAAGATACTGAAATCAAAATTGAACTACTAAAAAAATTCTTCAGTTTTGAAAAAATGAACATTTGCAAAGTTGATATCCAAAGAGTAATTTCTGATGATTCTATTTCAAATACTTCCAATATAAAAATCGTCGGCACAATCTTAATAAATAAAGACACTGTCGATTTTTTAACAGGAGGATGGCTTGAAGAATTTTGTTTCAATGAAATAAATAGCCTGAAGGATGAAGGAATAATAGATGATGCAGCGATAAATGCCTCTTTAAGCAAAAAAAACGGCACAGATAATGAAATAGATGTTATATTCACTTCAAAGAATAAAATATATATGATTGAATGCAAATCTTTACAGCAAAAACATGACGCTAATTCCGAAATATTCTATAAAATTTATTCCATTCAAGATAAAGTTGGACGTCTTGCTACTAAAAGTTTTTTAGTCAGCACGGCGGCAGATAATATACTTGATAAGCAAGATGACGGGATTACAGATAGAAACAACGCAGCAGAAAATAATATAAAGACGGAAAACTGTAACTCAGAATATGCAAATCAGCCATATTTTCCTGCTATAAAGGACGCAGTTAAAAAAAGAGCTAATGAATTAAATGCAATTGTAATTAATCCAGTTTGTATAAAAAATCTAAAGAATGAAATAAAAAAATATCTATAA
- the cas1 gene encoding CRISPR-associated endonuclease Cas1 has product MSTLYISEQGAVVTKISRRLSVQKNSKTILEIPIIKIDKVFLFGNIQITTQAINFLLESNIDVSFFTMNGKCHGRLTAMESKNIFLRLIQYERFLDKEYQIKLARTIVKSKLNNEIDLIYSFSKNYGISRFKDILTGIKNCILQLDNKITINSIMGVEGIAAAYFFKAFKMMIRNENFIFTVREKNPSLDPINSLLSFGYTLITNEILNMLFGNGFDPYIGFLHGINYGRPSLALDLVEEFRSSIDGFTLKLINKSIIAQDDFVSSTGGVFLKNHAMKKYFNHYDKLMAESTPKSKRLYIKDRINMLKKSITNRTDFIPINQVAMPYP; this is encoded by the coding sequence ATGTCGACACTTTATATTTCAGAACAGGGCGCAGTTGTAACAAAAATATCAAGAAGACTATCTGTACAAAAAAACTCTAAAACTATTTTAGAAATACCTATAATAAAAATAGATAAGGTTTTTTTATTCGGAAATATTCAAATTACGACGCAAGCTATTAATTTTTTATTGGAAAGCAATATAGATGTTTCATTTTTTACGATGAATGGGAAATGTCATGGAAGATTGACTGCTATGGAATCTAAAAATATTTTTTTAAGATTAATACAATATGAAAGATTTTTAGATAAAGAATATCAAATAAAATTAGCCAGAACGATTGTTAAATCTAAATTAAATAACGAAATTGACCTTATTTACTCTTTTTCTAAAAACTATGGAATATCTAGATTTAAAGACATATTAACCGGAATTAAAAATTGCATTTTGCAATTAGATAATAAAATTACTATAAATTCTATCATGGGGGTTGAAGGCATTGCAGCAGCATACTTTTTTAAAGCTTTTAAAATGATGATAAGAAACGAAAATTTTATTTTTACAGTTAGAGAAAAGAATCCATCATTAGATCCTATAAATTCTTTATTGAGTTTCGGATATACATTGATTACCAATGAAATATTAAATATGTTATTCGGTAATGGATTTGACCCATATATCGGTTTTTTACACGGTATAAATTATGGGCGTCCATCTCTTGCATTGGATTTAGTTGAAGAGTTTAGAAGCTCAATAGACGGTTTTACATTGAAACTTATAAATAAATCAATAATTGCTCAAGATGATTTTGTATCTTCAACAGGCGGGGTATTTTTAAAAAATCATGCCATGAAAAAATATTTTAATCATTATGACAAGCTTATGGCTGAATCGACCCCAAAATCTAAAAGACTTTATATTAAAGATAGGATTAATATGCTAAAAAAATCAATAACAAATAGAACAGATTTTATACCAATAAATCAGGTTGCTATGCCATACCCTTAA
- the cas2 gene encoding CRISPR-associated endonuclease Cas2 → MMNYIISYDIADNKIRLKLFKILKDYGTHVQFSVFEATLNKKQYDKMLSEICQIKINKSKDSIIIYSLNKLSVKNKLIIGCFSRDENKSCYVI, encoded by the coding sequence ATAATGAATTATATTATTTCCTACGATATAGCCGATAACAAAATAAGATTGAAACTATTTAAGATTTTAAAAGATTACGGGACGCACGTTCAATTCAGCGTATTTGAAGCAACGTTAAACAAAAAACAATATGATAAAATGTTGTCGGAAATATGTCAAATCAAAATAAATAAGTCTAAAGACAGTATAATAATTTATTCTCTGAATAAGTTGTCTGTTAAGAACAAATTGATTATAGGATGTTTTTCCAGAGACGAAAATAAAAGCTGTTATGTTATTTAA
- a CDS encoding integration host factor subunit beta has protein sequence MNKAEFIELFAEQNKISVKVAEAIVNSILDTMVKALAQHVRIEIRGFGSFKIKEYKSYEGRNPKTGENIKVKEKLVPFFKMSKICKNNLIKENV, from the coding sequence ATGAATAAAGCGGAATTTATAGAATTATTTGCGGAGCAGAACAAAATTTCCGTTAAAGTAGCAGAAGCAATCGTAAATTCTATATTAGACACAATGGTCAAAGCTCTTGCCCAACATGTAAGAATAGAAATAAGAGGATTTGGAAGTTTTAAAATAAAAGAATATAAATCATACGAAGGAAGAAATCCTAAAACAGGAGAAAATATTAAAGTAAAAGAAAAATTGGTTCCTTTTTTTAAAATGAGTAAAATCTGCAAAAACAACCTCATAAAAGAAAATGTTTAA
- the priA gene encoding primosomal protein N' produces the protein MVMNEVKVEIVVPKSGLDYPLTYLLPEQFLDFSQVGAPVLVSLKNRKTYGFITSLNSSCSLDISNLKEVLSVAKNSLFNQNHLNFYYWLASYYHESISRVLDAALPSIDVKSFHLLDVYSEKNNKDLKKCEKSFFSASSVSCLDNCEPNTICKPDSFYINSINTEQNTAANNIKLTEDQLKAIELIKKPIKDNFYKTFLLHGVTASGKTEIYLNLLEYALILNKQVIIIVPEIYITNQFIDVMRKRFSRMLNPHEFAIFHSKIAKKEKLINWFKILSGEIKIVLGARSAIFAPLVNYGLIIVDEEHDSSYKQESDFLYNARDVAVMLANKNNSVAVLGSATPSLESYYNAKEAKKYEYINIKERVSGKFLPKIKIVDLKNEFKSNSPTNGSGVSKNINFSDEMLSDFSKKEILTNIEQKRQVLLFLNRRGFSTFIICKTCGHQFICKNCAVSMVYHKGKSNEKSFLKCHYCNYTEEVPKLCPECLSDNIEPYGAGIQKLEDKVNELFGNTAKIARIDSDIGRNKKTGTDIFNKMNAGEIDILIGTQIVAKGHDFPNVGLVIVISADSLLNMPDFRSAEKTFQMLTQVSGRAGRGDMPGNVIFQTFNSSNYVIQYSSKHDIEGFFEKELSLRKEYSYPPYSKIIALRLIDKDFDKLQERAFFLKKIISKIIAINSEFKKISILGPSPCPISKLNNYYRFQIIIKSPLVPGEKNISYMHSLINIIKNERELNKFFAARKIVIDVDPDILI, from the coding sequence ATGGTTATGAATGAGGTTAAAGTTGAAATAGTTGTGCCGAAAAGCGGATTGGATTATCCATTAACTTACCTGCTTCCGGAACAGTTTCTTGATTTTTCGCAGGTAGGCGCGCCTGTATTAGTATCTCTTAAAAACAGAAAAACATACGGATTTATCACTTCATTAAATTCTTCATGCAGTCTTGATATTTCAAACCTAAAAGAAGTATTATCCGTAGCTAAAAATTCATTATTTAATCAAAATCATTTAAATTTTTATTATTGGCTTGCTTCATATTATCACGAAAGCATTTCGCGCGTATTGGACGCTGCCTTGCCTTCGATAGACGTTAAAAGTTTTCATCTGCTCGATGTTTATTCCGAAAAAAACAATAAAGATTTGAAAAAATGTGAAAAATCATTCTTTTCTGCATCTTCCGTATCCTGTTTAGACAACTGCGAGCCGAACACGATATGTAAACCGGACTCGTTTTATATTAATAGCATTAATACCGAACAAAATACGGCTGCGAATAATATAAAATTAACAGAAGACCAGTTAAAAGCTATAGAGCTTATTAAAAAACCTATTAAAGACAATTTCTATAAAACATTTCTGCTGCACGGCGTAACTGCAAGCGGAAAAACAGAAATATATCTTAATTTATTAGAATATGCTTTAATTTTAAATAAACAAGTTATTATTATTGTTCCAGAAATATACATTACTAATCAGTTTATAGATGTGATGAGAAAAAGATTTTCTAGAATGTTAAATCCTCATGAATTTGCAATATTCCACAGTAAAATTGCTAAAAAAGAAAAATTAATTAACTGGTTTAAGATATTATCCGGAGAAATTAAAATAGTTCTGGGAGCAAGGTCTGCTATTTTCGCTCCTTTAGTTAACTACGGACTTATTATAGTAGATGAAGAGCATGACAGTTCGTATAAACAGGAATCTGATTTTTTATATAACGCAAGAGACGTAGCGGTTATGCTCGCAAATAAAAATAATTCGGTTGCAGTCTTAGGTTCTGCAACTCCATCGTTGGAATCGTACTATAATGCTAAAGAAGCAAAAAAATATGAATACATCAACATAAAGGAAAGGGTTTCAGGAAAATTTCTTCCGAAAATTAAAATTGTAGACCTGAAAAATGAATTTAAATCAAACAGCCCAACAAACGGCTCAGGCGTGAGCAAGAATATTAATTTCAGCGATGAAATGCTTTCTGATTTCTCAAAAAAAGAAATTTTAACTAACATAGAACAGAAAAGACAGGTATTGTTATTTTTAAATAGACGCGGATTTTCAACTTTTATTATATGTAAAACATGCGGTCATCAATTTATCTGTAAAAATTGCGCCGTTTCCATGGTATATCATAAAGGAAAAAGTAATGAAAAAAGTTTTTTAAAATGTCATTACTGTAATTATACGGAGGAAGTTCCAAAGCTTTGCCCTGAATGTTTAAGTGATAATATAGAGCCTTACGGCGCAGGAATACAAAAGTTAGAAGACAAAGTAAATGAGTTATTCGGAAATACGGCTAAAATAGCAAGAATAGATTCCGACATAGGCAGGAATAAAAAGACAGGTACGGATATATTTAATAAAATGAATGCCGGAGAAATAGACATTTTAATCGGCACGCAGATTGTTGCAAAAGGACATGATTTTCCTAATGTTGGTTTAGTTATAGTTATTTCGGCGGACAGCCTTTTAAATATGCCTGATTTCAGAAGCGCCGAAAAAACTTTTCAAATGTTGACGCAGGTATCAGGAAGAGCCGGAAGAGGGGATATGCCTGGAAATGTCATTTTTCAAACATTCAACAGCTCAAATTATGTTATTCAATATTCATCAAAACATGATATTGAAGGATTTTTTGAAAAAGAACTGAGTTTAAGAAAGGAATATTCCTATCCTCCTTACTCCAAAATTATAGCATTAAGATTAATAGATAAAGATTTTGACAAATTGCAGGAAAGGGCTTTTTTTTTAAAAAAAATAATCAGCAAAATCATCGCAATAAATAGTGAATTCAAAAAAATTTCTATCCTGGGTCCATCACCTTGTCCTATTTCAAAATTAAACAATTATTACAGGTTTCAGATAATTATAAAATCGCCTCTTGTGCCGGGAGAAAAAAATATTTCATATATGCACAGCCTTATTAATATTATTAAAAATGAACGTGAACTCAATAAATTTTTTGCAGCCAGAAAAATAGTTATAGATGTTGACCCTGATATTCTTATATGA
- a CDS encoding histidinol phosphate phosphatase domain-containing protein: protein MSDFHTHTLFSDGELVPSELIRRAVYSGIETLAITDHADFSNIEYILSGIIAISNKINAENIKNNNKFRVLPGVEITHVPPSLIGEAVNLARMSGAKIVVVHGETLSEPVEKGTNLAALNENIDILAHPGLLTEEEALLAKNKNIYLELTYRKGHCLSNGIVFQIAKRTGAKLIISSDAHSPDDILTENIYNNIAFGAGLNVSELKEIKKNAEELSQKYKS, encoded by the coding sequence ATATCAGATTTTCACACACACACATTATTTTCAGACGGTGAACTGGTGCCTTCCGAATTAATTAGGAGAGCGGTTTATTCCGGTATAGAAACCCTTGCGATTACCGACCATGCCGATTTTTCAAATATTGAATATATATTATCCGGTATTATTGCAATAAGCAATAAAATTAATGCCGAAAATATTAAAAACAATAATAAATTCCGAGTGCTGCCGGGTGTAGAAATAACCCACGTGCCACCGTCATTAATAGGTGAAGCGGTAAATTTAGCAAGAATGTCCGGCGCAAAAATAGTCGTCGTTCACGGAGAAACACTGAGTGAACCGGTTGAAAAAGGAACTAATTTGGCGGCTTTAAATGAGAATATTGATATTCTTGCGCATCCAGGGCTTTTAACTGAAGAAGAAGCTCTGCTGGCTAAAAATAAAAATATTTATCTTGAATTAACCTACAGAAAAGGACATTGTTTATCAAACGGTATCGTTTTTCAAATTGCAAAACGCACAGGGGCAAAATTAATAATTTCAAGCGATGCACATTCGCCTGATGATATTTTAACAGAAAATATCTACAACAATATTGCTTTCGGCGCAGGACTTAATGTTTCTGAATTAAAAGAAATAAAGAAAAATGCCGAGGAGCTGTCGCAAAAATACAAATCTTAA
- a CDS encoding tetratricopeptide repeat protein, whose protein sequence is MAIDVEEFFKKNKKLIIFCCIGIIIIAGGIIGYKYYNGYREGKAYALLGKGVRLYLSVGDSKTGNLKNVKKSIIVLRRLKTKYSGTKAEIIANFYLGSDYLLLRNYKKAITYFKKYTIHEPVPHKNNISYLAYSNIVTAELNQKNNLKAINYLKKMAKINDVKLKEYAMLEEASIYTMIGKPEQAVAVYKKMLENDAMTKSRGHIENLIQLNSKR, encoded by the coding sequence ATGGCGATTGACGTAGAAGAATTTTTCAAGAAGAATAAAAAATTAATTATTTTTTGCTGCATTGGCATTATAATTATAGCAGGCGGTATAATCGGATATAAATATTATAACGGCTATAGGGAAGGCAAGGCATATGCTTTATTAGGAAAAGGGGTCAGACTATATCTTTCAGTAGGAGATTCAAAAACAGGCAATCTCAAAAATGTCAAAAAATCTATTATTGTGCTGCGCCGGCTAAAAACAAAATATAGCGGAACTAAAGCAGAAATTATTGCAAATTTTTATTTAGGCTCAGACTATCTTTTATTAAGAAATTATAAAAAAGCAATTACATATTTTAAAAAATATACTATACATGAACCTGTTCCGCATAAAAATAATATCAGCTATTTAGCTTACAGTAATATTGTGACTGCTGAATTGAATCAGAAAAATAACTTAAAAGCCATTAATTATTTAAAGAAAATGGCTAAAATAAACGATGTAAAACTCAAAGAATATGCAATGCTGGAAGAAGCTTCAATTTATACAATGATAGGCAAACCGGAACAGGCTGTTGCCGTTTATAAAAAAATGCTTGAAAACGATGCAATGACGAAAAGCCGCGGTCATATTGAAAATCTTATTCAGCTGAATTCTAAACGATAA
- a CDS encoding porin family protein, translating to MLVKTKKDLKKIESAALKRYAVSISLLLFALFMFSAKSAFASNIYFNRYYVSLNGGIADTSISGISSKSGGTYNITLGKNFNMNKIVIGGGLLLGYADNGSYSYSYGNASLHSAYYGIFLKGGYAYHNFMPFVKLGYIDYAFVGTSSTGTQCFDIEGDTECDDAQYVSSMSSEGGLMYGAGVEYLFNPAWGLTAQYFGGALSDSDKVNSFTIGIDYNF from the coding sequence ATGTTGGTAAAAACGAAAAAAGATTTAAAAAAAATTGAATCGGCGGCATTGAAGCGGTATGCAGTTTCAATTTCACTTCTACTATTTGCTTTATTTATGTTTTCTGCAAAATCTGCGTTTGCATCGAATATTTATTTTAATAGATATTATGTCAGTCTGAACGGTGGAATTGCAGATACGTCAATAAGCGGAATATCTTCTAAATCTGGAGGGACTTACAATATCACGTTAGGCAAAAATTTCAACATGAATAAGATAGTTATAGGCGGAGGTTTATTATTAGGCTATGCGGACAACGGCTCATATTCATACTCTTACGGAAACGCAAGTCTTCATTCGGCATATTATGGAATATTTTTAAAAGGTGGATATGCATATCATAATTTTATGCCTTTTGTTAAATTGGGCTATATAGATTACGCTTTTGTCGGTACTTCAAGCACCGGTACGCAATGCTTTGACATTGAGGGAGATACTGAATGCGATGATGCTCAGTATGTATCAAGTATGAGTTCTGAAGGCGGCTTAATGTATGGCGCCGGCGTAGAATATTTATTTAATCCTGCATGGGGATTAACCGCTCAATATTTCGGCGGAGCATTGTCTGACAGTGATAAAGTTAACAGTTTTACAATCGGAATCGACTATAATTTTTAG
- a CDS encoding DUF1874 domain-containing protein yields the protein MSRGFLLSKSKNISLNRHKIKKINKINKINKIRINISVMSSIISNKTSDKTIKSIEITSSKYLCNAFSINMLQTFPAEIKIEEITTADASKLIASGKYKSAIGHASTAELLSNILSFPIKVNRTTLQLNENDELLLAQYYGERLPEGVIKLPEGSSIRWFLVVVK from the coding sequence ATGTCTAGGGGTTTTTTGCTATCAAAAAGTAAAAATATAAGCTTAAATAGACATAAAATAAAAAAAATAAACAAAATAAATAAAATAAATAAAATAAGAATTAATATTTCAGTTATGTCATCGATAATATCAAATAAAACGTCAGATAAAACAATTAAATCTATCGAAATAACTAGTTCCAAATATCTCTGCAATGCTTTTTCTATAAATATGCTTCAAACTTTCCCGGCAGAAATAAAAATAGAAGAAATAACCACTGCCGATGCTTCAAAATTAATTGCATCTGGAAAATATAAAAGTGCGATAGGTCACGCCTCAACAGCAGAATTGCTTTCAAATATATTAAGTTTTCCTATTAAAGTGAACAGGACGACATTACAGTTAAATGAAAACGATGAATTGCTGCTTGCCCAATACTACGGCGAAAGGCTGCCTGAAGGGGTGATAAAATTACCTGAAGGAAGTTCTATAAGGTGGTTCTTAGTTGTTGTGAAGTAG
- a CDS encoding MiaB/RimO family radical SAM methylthiotransferase — protein sequence MKFTDAAEDISFYIKTYGCQMNFHDSELLEDGLIFKGFKKAASLNDANIIILNTCSVRDNADHKILSDIGRITDKKKKIILAGCYAQQKIKQNTNIKNKSRNKDKTGSNSIIIAEDSGYKELSVNYYVSPEDILSIPDMLEKEFKSLLKITPVDSKIEEDIFAKDENYYRRLEKSFNQRSEKKSLLNYSQYLKITEGCNNFCSYCIVPYVRGAEKYIPLNILLKTVEKYAQKNVKEIILLGQNVNSYKSPENPDYNFAYLLKKIAEIKNIKKIKFLTSHPKDMSDEVIELIGKENKISKSLHLPVQSGSDRILKLMNRGYDRDRYINLIEKLKSNCPGILLSTDIIVGFPGETDEDFEQTLSLIKETGFEFIYGFQYSPRPFTAALNYKDDVPLEIKKERLNKLFNLQKNIFASSLNKLIGNYYDVIIEKIAENDDYNSEIINKGIFYRGITSNERVVYLKNFDIKKMSEFLLNSTLEKSESTLVKVKVKITEVVSNKLYGEVI from the coding sequence ATGAAATTTACCGATGCTGCGGAAGATATTAGTTTTTACATCAAAACTTACGGATGTCAGATGAATTTCCATGATTCCGAGCTGCTTGAAGACGGGCTGATTTTTAAAGGATTCAAAAAAGCGGCATCATTAAATGACGCTAATATAATAATTTTAAATACATGCAGTGTAAGGGATAACGCAGACCACAAAATACTATCCGATATCGGACGTATAACAGATAAAAAGAAAAAAATAATACTTGCGGGATGCTACGCCCAGCAAAAGATTAAACAAAATACAAATATAAAAAATAAAAGTAGAAATAAAGATAAGACTGGAAGTAATAGTATAATAATTGCAGAAGATTCAGGATATAAAGAGCTGTCCGTAAATTATTACGTTAGCCCCGAAGATATTTTATCCATTCCCGACATGCTTGAAAAAGAATTTAAATCTTTATTGAAAATTACTCCGGTTGATTCGAAAATTGAAGAAGATATATTTGCCAAAGATGAAAATTACTACAGAAGATTAGAAAAATCTTTTAATCAAAGGTCTGAAAAAAAAAGCTTATTAAATTACTCGCAATATTTAAAAATAACGGAGGGGTGCAACAATTTTTGCAGCTATTGCATAGTTCCGTATGTCAGAGGCGCTGAAAAATATATACCTTTAAATATTTTATTGAAAACTGTAGAAAAATACGCTCAAAAAAATGTTAAAGAAATTATTTTACTTGGGCAGAATGTGAATTCTTATAAGTCCCCAGAAAACCCAGATTATAATTTTGCGTATCTTCTGAAAAAGATTGCAGAAATAAAAAATATAAAAAAAATAAAATTTTTAACATCTCATCCTAAAGATATGAGCGATGAAGTAATCGAACTTATCGGAAAAGAAAATAAAATATCAAAGAGTCTGCATCTGCCTGTTCAATCAGGTTCAGACAGAATATTAAAATTGATGAACAGGGGTTATGACAGAGATCGCTATATAAACCTTATAGAAAAGCTGAAATCAAATTGTCCGGGTATATTATTATCAACGGACATAATTGTCGGATTTCCGGGAGAAACAGACGAAGATTTCGAACAAACGCTATCTTTAATAAAAGAAACAGGATTCGAGTTTATTTACGGCTTTCAATATTCGCCTAGACCTTTTACCGCAGCTTTAAATTATAAAGACGATGTACCTCTTGAAATAAAGAAAGAAAGGTTAAATAAATTATTTAATCTGCAAAAAAATATTTTTGCTTCGTCTTTAAATAAATTGATAGGAAATTATTATGATGTTATAATAGAAAAAATAGCGGAGAACGATGATTATAATTCTGAAATAATCAATAAAGGTATATTCTATAGAGGAATTACCTCTAATGAAAGGGTTGTATATCTAAAAAATTTTGATATAAAAAAAATGTCCGAATTTTTACTGAATTCAACTTTGGAAAAATCCGAAAGTACTTTAGTTAAAGTTAAAGTCAAAATAACAGAAGTTGTAAGTAATAAATTATATGGAGAAGTCATTTAA